A stretch of Telopea speciosissima isolate NSW1024214 ecotype Mountain lineage chromosome 11, Tspe_v1, whole genome shotgun sequence DNA encodes these proteins:
- the LOC122646597 gene encoding uncharacterized protein LOC122646597, producing the protein MGNTTSCAPTIISGGTVKVLLSDGRLEVYTRPIKAAELMLENPRQFVCNSSDLKVGHRILGLGADEELERRRLYFILPMDLLYSVLTNEEMLSLSYKASRAMKHGNSNNIVRIFPVLGDFCIFPSEVKTLEEESPERKPQPTERFSRQRSWKPALDTILETPSWV; encoded by the coding sequence ATGGGGAATACCACATCTTGTGCTCCAACTATTATCTCAGGTGGAACAGTAAAGGTTTTGTTAAGTGATGGAAGACTAGAGGTGTACACAAGACCAATTAAAGCAGCTGAGCTGATGCTAGAAAACCCAAGGCAATTTGTATGTAACTCTAGTGATCTCAAGGTGGGTCACCGGATTCTAGGCCTCGGAGCAGACGAAGAACTCGAACGGCGCCGGCTATACTTCATTCTACCAATGGATTTACTCTACTCAGTGCTAACTAATGAAGAGATGTTATCTCTCTCATACAAGGCATCAAGAGCAATGAAGCATGGAAACTCCAACAACATTGTAAGAATATTTCCTGTGTTAGGTGATTTTTGTATTTTCCCTTCAGAAGTGAAGACATTAGAAGAAGAGTCACCAGAGAGAAAGCCACAACCCACAGAAAGATTCTCTAGACAGAGATCATGGAAACCTGCTTTGGATACTATACTTGAAACCCCATCTTGGGTTTGA